A stretch of the Aspergillus puulaauensis MK2 DNA, chromosome 6, nearly complete sequence genome encodes the following:
- a CDS encoding VIT and vWA domain-containing protein (COG:S;~EggNog:ENOG410PJYP;~InterPro:IPR002035,IPR013694,IPR036465;~PFAM:PF13519,PF13768,PF00092,PF08487), translated as MNIRPCITFQAVEPPSPHLDERSWVWVPRPETEEGREPNRESSPSEPEAPQRRQAQLLPSSVDISINVTQGMAKATLTQIFCNDAPDNIDKAIYQFPMPYESSVVDFKCQIGETKTLQGLVRPKAEAREEFDQALSSGRSAGLVEQDRLDVFRTEIGNIPANATVQVKLEFIFFLKYTLADDVTTTLLTIPTYIAPRYGHPSFELVSKTGPQDNTRFSLGVNILNATEIRKIHSDTHEVIVEMEGSQRSQHWADSASPGTTSASVKLKDATCLDKDFILSISAHPGVDDEQPQATLEISPSGSSAMMLEIPPGFILRDQPPIKENSREIIFLADRSGSMYDRKIAGLKSSLEFFLHGLPETLFNLYCFGSNYTSLWRKSKKYSDDTLTKALKYVSSFQGDMGGTELLPALKAVVYARDKTTPNMDVIVLTDGEVWELEETVDFVREARAESGGALRFFTMGIGDGVSHELVEGIARAGGGYAEIIPLVDGGSWDERMVAVLKAAMSGHVAGVDIEVEGVTMESRDLDGTGTTAAVQMSPGDLSSMSPFIRNRIYILAENENNPINAQSMVKIKRKSTNGQETATEIPLHVLQKPDSTLHQFAAGALLRDLGSGQSWIQRGKRIPGYLNDEKELTREEGERLGCKYSLLSQWTSFVAVETDTEDTDGEPSERPEYATEIANLEPQLDSAATDIHALRNMHYQLQGAIDTVDDGMDTSMYDLDNANTQLGVGVSLASIRWRFSRLLFPMFFWRVAKHGWMSLSNRYLMGLKTESQSQTDLEESFIRRVLKIQKSAGVFDVPQKDALRCLGSDVHGIAEALHVKGVQWNVAVTVAIVAWLEVKFPEDRSLWVRMVEKAREYIQPHLGMELGECEGSLLDVAEKMARDAKDPSKESHGINKGQ; from the exons ATGAATATCAGACCGTGTATCACATTTCAGGCCGTCGAGCCACCAAGCCCTCACCTGGACGAGCGTTCCTGGGTATGGGTTCCACGGCCTGAGACagaagagggaagagaaCCCAACAGAGAATCCTCGCCATCGGAGCCAGAGGCACCCCAAAGACGACAAGCGCAGCTGTTGCCATCCTCAGTGGACATTTCCATTAATGTCACGCAAGGAATGGCCAAAGCGACATTAACCCAGATCTTCTGCAACGACGCCCCAGACAATATCGACAAGGCGATATACCAATTCCCCATGCCGTACGAGTCGAGTGTCGTCGACTTCAAATGCCAGATTGGAGAGACGAAGACCCTGCAGGGGCTTGTCAGACCGAAAGCAGAGGCGAGAGAGGAATTTGATCAGGCACTTAGCAGCGGTCGCTctgctggtcttgttgagCAGGATAGGCTGGATGTCTTCAGGACGGAGATTGGAAATATCCCGGCAAATGCGACGGTGCAGGTTAAGCTGGaatttatcttctttcttaAGTATACCCTGGCCGATGATGTGACGACGACTCTCTTGACTATTCCAACCTATATCGCCCCACGATATGGACACCCAAGCTTTGAACTGGTTAGCAAGACCGGACCACAGGACAACACTCGATTCTCTCTGGGCGTGAATATTTTGAACGCCACCGAGATCAGAAAAATACACAGCGATACCCACGAGGTGATTGTCGAGATGGAAGGGAGCCAGAGATCTCAACACTGGGCTGATTCTGCATCTCCAGGCACAACATCTGCCTCTGTGAAGCTGAAAGACGCAACCTGTCTAGACAAAGACTTTATTCTTTCAATATCCGCCCATCCAGGCGTCGACGACGAACAACCCCAAGCTACTCTCGAAATATCCCCCAGCGGATCCTCCGCAATGATGCTCGAGATCCCACCCGGATTCATACTACGAGACCAGCCCCCGATAAAAGAGAACTCGAGGGAAATCATATTCCTAGCAGACCGGTCCGGATCCATGTATGATCGCAAAATAGCTGGACTGAAATCATCTCTAGagttcttcctccacggTCTTCCCGAAACACTATTCAATCTGTACTGCTTTGGGTCGAACTACACATCCCTATGGCGAAAATCCAAGAAATACAGCGACGACACTCTAACCAAAGCACTGAAATAcgtctccagcttccaggGCGATATGGGAGGCACAGAGCTCCTGCCCGCTCTCAAGGCTGTGGTTTATGCGCGGGACAAGACGACGCCTAATATGGATGTTATTGTCCTGACGGACGGCGAAGtctgggagttggaggaaaCGGTTGACTTCGTGCGCGAAGCGCGCGCGGAGTCTGGGGGTGCTCTTCGATTCTTTACCATGGGCATTGGGGACGGGGTTTCGCATGAGCTCGTTGAGGGCATCGCGAGGGCAGGTGGTGGTTATGCTGAGATTATTCCTCTCGTGGATGGCGGCAGCTGGGATGAACGTATGGTTGCAGTGTTGAAGGCTGCCATGAGTGGCCatgttgctggggttgatatTGAGGTAGAGGGAGTCACTATGGAAAGCAGAG ATCTAGATGGTACAGGAACCACAGCAGCTGTTCAGATGTCTCCTGGAGACCTCTCAAGCATGAGCCCCTTTATCCGCAATCGAATCTATATACTtgccgagaacgagaacAACCCGATAAACGCGCAGTCCATGGTAAAGATAAAGAGGAAATCCACCAACGGCCAGGAAACTGCCACAGAAATTCCACTCCATGTACTACAAAAACCGGATTCCACACTGCACCAGTTTGCAGCCGGCGCTCTCCTCCGCGATCTCGGTAGTGGACAAAGCTGGATCCAACGGGGCAAACGGATCCCTGGATATTTAAACGACGAGAAAGAGTTGActcgagaagagggagaacGTCTCGGGTGTAAATACTCCCTGCTCTCTCAATGGACGAGCTTCGTCGCCGTGGAGACGGATACAGAAGATACAGATGGTGAGCCTTCAGAAAGGCCAGAGTACGCTACGGAGATTGCAAACTTG GAGCCTCAGCTTGACTCGGCAGCCACAGATATTCATGCGTTGCGCAACATGCATTACCAGCTGCAGGGAGCAATTGACACAGTAGACGATGGTATGGACACAAGCATGTATGATTTGGACAACGCGAATACCCAGCTCGGGGTAGGAGTTAGCTTGGCGTCCATTCGCTGGCGGTTTAGTCGTTTGCTTTTCCCTATGTTCTTTTGGAGAGTAGCGAAACATGGCTGGATGTCCCTAAGTAACCGATACCTGATGGGCCTCAAGACCGaatcgcaatcgcaaacCGACCTGGAGGAGTCATTTATTCGCCGCGTGCTGAAAATCCAAAAGTCAGCTGGTGTGTTTGATGTACCTCAGAAGGATGCTTTAAGATGTTTGGGAAGTGACGTACATGGTATTGCGGAAGCCCTCCATGTCAAAGGCGTCCAGTGGAATGTTGCTGTGACGGTTGCTATCGTTGCCTGGCTGGAGGTGAAGTTCCCTGAAGATCGAAGCCTTTGGGTGCGAATGGTTGAGAAAGCGAGAGAGTATATCCAGCCGCATCTTGGGATGGAGCTTGGAGAGTGTGAAGGGTCTTTGTTGGATGTTGctgagaagatggccagagATGCCAAAGACCCGAGTAAAGAGTCCCACGGCATTAATAAGGGGCAGTAA
- a CDS encoding uncharacterized protein (COG:S;~EggNog:ENOG410PXZM;~TransMembrane:1 (o242-261i)), translating to MKSPIYLLSSTSSLYIAVEVCLYAVSGHAKTATLTDAPGYESQRPCAKSCYAMDLYDGPAREAYQIDCAYQSAVENECICRSDMQANAVSYLKDCVSSDCEKGHDVTVALDLYNDYCTGAGFTAETQTPSTTSSSGTPDPPPTVTVTVVETVFLGAAARLRIPLLHQLQALPVLADNESQSESTTEQPPNSEEETSSTSTDTEVAPTTTDHGPSASPTEESHNTIISPGGGGGDNGLDAGEIVGIVVGILGFLATSTAVYFQYKTHKRKKAALSASA from the exons ATGAAATCACCAATATATCTCCTCtcctcaacttcatcccTCTACATTGCCGTCGAGGTCTGCCTTTACGCAGTCTCCGGTCATGCTAAAACTGCCACGTTAACTGACGCTCCTGGATACGAATCCCAACGACCATGCGCAAAGAGCTGCTACGCGATGGATTTGTATGACGGCCCAGCCAGAGAGGCATATCAAATCGACTGCGCGTACCAATCCGCCGTCGAGAACGAATGCATCTGTCGCTCCGATATGCAGGCCAACGCAGTCTCCTACCTCAAGGACTGTGTCTCGTCAGACTGTGAGAAGGGCCACGACGTCACAGTGGCCCTAGACCTCTACAACGATTACTGTACCGGCGCTGGCTTTACCGCAGAGACCCAGACGCCCTCTACAACTAGTAGCTCAGGTACGCCGGACCCCCCGCCAACTGTGACTGTTACAGTGGTGGAGACTGTCTTCTTGGGTGCTGCCGCGAGACTGCGAATCCCTTTACTGCATCAGCTGCAGGCTTTACCGGTGCTGGCTG ACAATGAATCACAATCCGAATCTACCACTGAGCAGCCACCCAACTCAGAGGAAGAGACTTCCTCAACAAGCACCGATACCGAGGTCGCGCCAACAACGACAGACCATGGACCATCAGCCAGCCCAACTGAAGAGAGCCATAATACCATTATTAGCcctggtggaggaggcggagacaACGGCTTGGACGCAGGTGAGATTGTGGGCATTGTGGTAGGCATTCTTGGTTTTTTAGCCACATCGACGGCGGTTTACTTCCAATATAAGACGCACAAACGAAAGAAGGCGGCGCTCTCTGCATCGGCGTAG
- the gmdB gene encoding general amidase GmdB (COG:I,J,T;~EggNog:ENOG410PKS2;~InterPro:IPR023631,IPR036928,IPR020556;~PFAM:PF01425) — protein MTRSSSPKANWQALVAVKRKQLDSQISSEWRLSDDIRASAPADGHLIEAGIVRRSGVLSDKELDITENYSAADLLQRLSGGEFRSVDVTTAFCKRAAIAQQLTSCLTEHWFDKAIERAQFLDEYLQREKKVLGPLHGLPISIKDSFCVEGIQSTVGYVSLLQKEPESHNSVLVEMLLDLGAVLYVKTNIPQTMMTGDSDNNIFGRTLNPHNTNLTAGGSSGGEGALIALRGSILGIGTDIAGSIRIPSLCCGVYGFKPTTDRVPWGGQVAGLAMEGIPGIKPSAGPLAHSLEDIELFMATVLNAEPWKYDATAIAAPWQDLPLHENGSQGKLTIGILPESKDFPLHPPVRRALQSAITALYERGHRIVQLPDDPSRDLAYASRLAFQYFTYGPHIDHIASSGEPLVPSVAKMASPMFTGPFPVDMELPPFEKINALHTARQGYADAWRKCWVENGLDVVLVPGAQNTAVPHDTFGWPPYTVVWNLLDYPACIIPYGKTSKQLDSVPMVINDGVQPSYDPDAVDGSPCAIQVITPRLQDEKCLYAARIIDQDIR, from the exons ATGACAAGATCCTCATCCCCCAAGGCTAACTGGCAAGCCCTCGTCGCAGTAAAACGCAAGCAACTCGACTCTCAAATCTCATCTGAATGGCGTCTCAGCGACGACATCCGAGCCTCAGCTCCCGCAGACGGCCATCTGATCGAGGCCGGCATTGTTCGCCGAAGCGGAGTCCTCTCTGATAAAGAGTTAGATATCACAGAGAACTACTCCGCGGCGGACCTATTACAGAGACTTTCAGGTGGAGAGTTTAGGTCAGTGGATGTCACGACAGCATTCTGCAAACGGGCGGCCATTGCGCAGCAGCTG ACCTCTTGTTTAACAGAGCATTGGTTTGATAAAGCCATTGAACGCGCTCAATTCCTGGACGAATACCTCCAACGAGAGAAGAAGGTACTAGGCCCGCTCCATGGCCTTCCCATCAGTATCAAAGACAGTTTCTGCGTTGAAGGCATCCAAAGCACAGTTGGATATGTCTCGCTTCTTCAGAAGGAACCAGAGTCGCATAATTCGGTCCTAGTTGAGATGCTCCTCGATCTAGGCGCAGTGCTTTATGTGAAGACCAATATTCCACAGACGATGATG ACCGGTGATTCCGACAACAATATCTTCGGCCGGACCCTAAACCCGCATAATACGAATCTAACAGCCGGAGGATCAAGCGGTGGAGAGGGTGCTCTGATAGCCCTCCGCGGCTCGATCCTAGGTATAGGAACCGACATCGCAGGGTCAATCCGCATTCCATCTCTCTGCTGCGGCGTGTATGGCTTCAAGCCTACGACCGACCGAGTTCCCTGGGGCGGCCAAGTAGCAGGTCTAGCCATGGAGGGTATCCCAGGCATAAAGCCATCAGCGGGTCCTCTGGCGCATAGTCTGGAAGATATCGAGCTCTTCATGGCCACTGTTCTCAATGCAGAGCCCTGGAAATACGATGCCACTGCGATTGCAGCACCATGGCAAGATCTTCCACTACATGAGAATGGCTCGCAAGGAAAGTTAACCATCGGCATCTTGCCCGAGAGCAAGGACTTCCCATTGCATCCTCCTGTCCGGAGAGCCCTACAGTCGGCGATAACCGCTCTATACGAACGAGGCCACCGCATAGTCCAACTCCCAGATGACCCCTCGCGAGATCTTGCCTATGCAAGCCGTCTAGCATTCCAATACTTCACATACGGACCACACATTGACCATATCGCATCCAGCGGTGAACCGCTTGTGCCCTCCGTCGCTAAAATGGCCTCGCCGATGTTCACGGGTCCGTTTCCGGTTGATATGGAACTTCCTCCATTTGAAAAGATCAATGCGCTGCATACCGCGAGACAGGGGTACGCTGATGCGTGGCGCAAGTGCTGGGTTGAGAACGGGCTggatgttgttcttgtcCCTGGGGCGCAGAATACAGCTGTTCCGCATGATACATTTGGGTGGCCTCCTTATACGGTGGTGTGGAATTTACTTGAT TACCCTGCGTGTATTATCCCTTACGGCAAGACTTCGAAGCAACTTGATTCTGTTCCTATGGTTATCAATGACGGCGTCCAGCCTAGCT ACGACCCTGATGCCGTTGATGGATCTCCCTGCGCCATCCAGGTCATAACTCCACGCCTCCAGGATGAAAAGTGCCTCTACGCGGCGCGGATTATAGACCAGGATATACGATGA
- a CDS encoding uncharacterized protein (BUSCO:EOG09263483;~COG:E;~EggNog:ENOG410PGAE;~InterPro:IPR019811,IPR005106,IPR022697,IPR001342, IPR036291;~PFAM:PF03447,PF00742;~go_function: GO:0004412 - homoserine dehydrogenase activity [Evidence IEA];~go_function: GO:0016491 - oxidoreductase activity [Evidence IEA];~go_function: GO:0050661 - NADP binding [Evidence IEA];~go_process: GO:0006520 - cellular amino acid metabolic process [Evidence IEA];~go_process: GO:0055114 - oxidation-reduction process [Evidence IEA]), with translation MAPPKQINIAVLGPEGVGSHVLSQLSWISTHHPSTHFNLIYLATIDSALYSDNYKPIDIETALTQLETPGTTKPLPTLHSLATYLTNAPHRVILADNTSSDTIAQSYPLFLERGISIVTPNKKAFSGSYELWRDIFDAARCGGALIGHESSVGAGMPIISTMRDFGITGDRVNRIEGVFSGALSFLFNEFAQVTPYSTVSGGGRWSAIVKKARERGYTEPDPRDDLNGRDVARKVTILARLAGLPIELSSFPVQSLIPEELKGVGSAEEFLARLPEFDERMDEERDSAVKAGKVLRYVGSVDVVRRKVEVGLKWFEPHDPIARLEGSDNIISFHTKRYGDYPLIIRGAGAGGSVTAMGVTGDMLRILDQLG, from the exons ATGGCACCCCCAAAACAAATCAACATCGCCGTCCTCG GCCCTGAAGGAGTGGGCTCACACGTCCTCTCCCAACTCTCGTGGATATCAACCCACCACCCAAGCACACACTTCAACCTGATCTACCTGGCCACAATCGACAGCGCCCTGTACAGCGACAACTACAAACCAATCGACATCGAAACAGCCCTCACCCAGCTTGAGACACCAGGAACCACGaaacccctcccaaccctgCACTCTCTAGCAACATACCTCACCAACGCACCGCACAGGGTAATCCTCGCAGACAACACCAGCTCCGACACAATCGCGCAATCCTACCCGCTCTTCCTCGAACGGGGAATCAGCATCGTAACTCCGAACAAGAAAGCCTTCTCGGGGAGCTACGAGTTATGGAGGGATATATTCGACGCGGCGAGATGCGGCGGGGCCTTAATCGGACATGAATCGTCTGTTGGGGCGGGCATGCCGATTATCTCAACGATGAGGGATTTTGGGATTACGGGGGATAGGGTTAACAGGATTGAGGGGGTGTTTAGTGGGGCGTTGTCGTTTTTGTTTAATGAGTTTGCGCAGGTAACTCCATATTCCACTGTatctggtggtgggaggTGGTCGGCGAttgtgaagaaggcgagggagcgtGGATATACAGAGCCTGATCCCCGCGATGACCTGAATGGGCGGGATGTTGCGAGGAAGGTTACCATTCTGGCTCGATTGGCGGGTTTGCCTATCGAGCTGAGTTCGTTCCCCGTGCAGAGTCTGATTCCCGAGGAATTGAAGGGGGTGGGAAGTGCAGAGGAGTTCCTGGCTCGACTACCGGAGTTTGATGAGAGGAtggatgaggagagggaTAGTGCTGTGAAGGCAGGCAAGGTCTTGCGGTATGTGGGCAGTGTTGACGTTGTGAGAAGGAAGGTAGAGGTGGGCTTGAAGTGGTTTGAGCCCCATGATCCCATTGCGAGGCTTGAAGGGAGCGACAATATCATCAGCTTCCATACGAAGCGGTATGGAGATTATCCGCTGATTATCAGGggagctggggctggggggtCTGTGACGGCGATGGGAGTTACGGGGGACATGTTGCGGATATTGGATCAACTTGGATAG
- a CDS encoding cation:proton antiporter (COG:P;~EggNog:ENOG410PKFV;~InterPro:IPR006153,IPR038770;~PFAM:PF00999;~TransMembrane:13 (o12-29i36-54o66-84i96-116o128-146i158-177o197-215i236-257o263-282i337-356o368-387i490-511o531-553i);~go_component: GO:0016021 - integral component of membrane [Evidence IEA];~go_function: GO:0015299 - solute:proton antiporter activity [Evidence IEA];~go_process: GO:0006812 - cation transport [Evidence IEA];~go_process: GO:0055085 - transmembrane transport [Evidence IEA]) gives MAESAFAYHEPAISTILNQSGLLLVLNLVNTCLDKLLYCGLIGQLFIGILWGTPGAKWLDRDVETVMQQLGYLGLIMLVYEGGLSTALSSLRANMYLSVAVAVTGIALPMGLSFILMELVSATPLQAFSAGAALSATSLGTTFTILSTTQLITSRLGTVTTSAAMLDDVVGLVMVQIISNLGGSGDSFSPVTVIRPLFVSIGFGVGVVLVCRFVARPVLIRILESKSKLPQFTHTPQFAFIGYTCLLVGLVAGGTYAGTSSLFAAYLAGVITSWFDTLVRTVPSSTAEQRPQDEDNSSQAQAPPEQLAAGSTPQTPSLREDDTITGMYIYEHYYHGPVTRILIPMFFASIGFAIPITEMFRGSVVWRGVVYAVLMAFAKMCTGVWLVRVSPGSGLRTFVRVLKSPLAYTNSCIRGHKPEEAPTSEKGPKQATDNQLQENRDSNENADPSPGPSNSESDADAITNADTNTPPQQQTQNRPSASLPPKPKSLYSASILALAMTARGEIGYLIASLAESNGIFGDTSQGSSETYLVVVWAISLCTLVGPIAVGTLVKRVKALQQKRANSGGPDPLGVWGI, from the exons ATGGCAGAATCAGCATTTGCCTACCATGAACCGGCCATATCTACCATCCTCAACCAGTCCGGGCTCCTCCTGGTCTTGAATCTGGTGAACACCTGTCTGGACAAACTTCTGTACTGTGGTCTAATCGGCCAACTCTTCATTGGCATCCTCTGGGGTACACCAGGGGCCAAGTGGCTTGACCGTGACGTGGAAACCGTCATGCAGCAACTAGGATACCTGGGCTTAATCATGCTAGTCTATGAAGGCGGCCTGTCAACGGCTCTGTCCTCCCTCCGTGCCAACATGTATCTCTCCGTCGCAGTAGCTGTTACCGGAATCGCCCTTCCTATGGGATTGTCGTTTATTCTCATGGAATTGGTATCGGCGACGCCGCTTCAGGCATTCTCTGCTGGTGCGGCTCTGAGCGCGACAAGTCTAGGAACCACGTTTACTATCCTTTCCACTACACAACTGATCACGTCGCGGCTCGGTACAGTCACTACAAGTGCTGCGATGCTTGACGACGTTGTCGGCCTTGTCATGGTTCAGATCATCTCCAACCTCGGTGGGAGTGGTGACTCGTTCAGTCCAGTAACTGTTATCCGTCCGCTGTTTGTTTCCATTggttttggtgttggcgTTGTCTTGGTCTGTAGATTCGTGGCCCGTCCTGTTTTGATCAGGATTCTCGAGTCGAAGAGCAAGTTACCACAGTTTACACATACGCCGCAGTTTGCCTTTATCGGTTATACGTGCTTGCTTGTTGGTCTGGTCGCTGGCGGTACATATGCCGGAACGTCAAGCTTATTTGCTGCGTATCTTGCTGGTGTTATCACTTCTTGGTTTGACACCTTAGTGCGCACAGTCCCAAGCTCTACAGCAGAACAGCGGCCGCAGGATGAGGACAACAGCTCTCAGGCACAGGCACCACCTGAACAGCTGGCCGCTGGAAGCACGCCTCAAACTCCCAGCTTGCGCGAGGACGACACGATCACAGGGATGTACATCTACGAGCACTACTACCATGGGCCCGTTACTCGAATTCTAATTCCCATGTTCTTC GCCTCGATCGGTTTCGCGATCCCTATCACAGAGATGTTCCGGGGCAGCGTCGTCTGGCGCGGCGTCGTGTATGCTGTGCTGATGGCGTTTGCGAAGATGTGTACTGGAGTCTGGCTAGTCCGAGTCTCGCCTGGCTCTGGACTTCGCACCTTCGTTCGTGTCCTGAAGTCTCCTCTGGCCTATACGAATTCCTGCATACGGGGGCACAAACCCGAGGAGGCTCCGACCAGTGAGAAAGGTCCCAAACAAGCGACCGACAATCAACTTCAAGAAAACAGAGACAGCAATGAAAATGCCGACCCCAGTCCTGGTCCCTCCAATTCAGAATCTGATGCAGACGCCATCACGAACGCAGATACCAACACACCCCCTCAACAACAGACACAGAATCGTCCATCTGCCTCTCTCCCCCCAAAGCCCAAGTCGCTCTACTCAGCCTCAATACTGGCTTTGGCTATGACGGCTCGCGGGGAGATAGGCTACCTCATCGCCTCCCTTGCAGAGTCAAACGGGATCTTCGGCGATACATCACAGGGCTCGTCTGAGACTTACCTAGTTGTCGTGTGGGCGATCTCCCTGTGTACCTTGGTAGGACCTATTGCGGTTGGGACACTTGTTAAACGTGTTAAAGCGTTGCAGCAAAAACGCGCAAACTCGGGAGGCCCGGATCCATTGGGTGTTTGGGGTATTTGA
- a CDS encoding serine protease (COG:O;~EggNog:ENOG410PUV2;~InterPro:IPR001314,IPR043504,IPR033116,IPR018114, IPR009003,IPR001254;~MEROPS:MER0002185;~PFAM:PF13365,PF00089;~SECRETED:SignalP(1-18);~go_function: GO:0004252 - serine-type endopeptidase activity [Evidence IEA];~go_process: GO:0006508 - proteolysis [Evidence IEA]), with protein sequence MRLALSTTLLSITGSAIAEEAIVGGSTAAPGQFPYQVSVQTSSHRCGGSIIDKDHILTAAHCVDGLSAERLRIRAGSNQHASGGKLVKVANVTQHSEFDAKTIKNDIAVLKLASSLDFGSAISAVDLPSSADETPQVGTECSVTGWGSTAAGGSMSSNLLVTYVNIVDHEKCQAEYADDQEVDDSMICAGVKFGGKDACQGDSGGPLVDASSKKQIGVVSWGSGCGKDYQQGVYASTAAYLDWIQGAVLGV encoded by the coding sequence ATGAGACTCGCCCTTTCgaccaccctcctctccatcacaGGATCAGCAATTGCGGAGGAAGCCATTGTTGGTGGATCCACGGCCGCACCTGGACAATTCCCTTACCAAGTTTCCGTTCAAACCAGCTCCCACCGATGTGGCGGATCCATCATCGATAAAGACCACATCCTAACTGCCGCTCACTGCGTAGATGGGCTATCCGCAGAGCGCCTGAGAATCCGGGCGGGATCAAACCAGCACGCCTCGGGTGGGAAGCTGGTCAAGGTGGCTAACGTCACGCAACACTCGGAGTTCGACGCCAAAACAATCAAGAATGACATCGCTGTCCTCAAGCTGGCCTCGAGCCTGGACTTTGGATCTGCCATCTCGGCCGTGGACCTTCCGTCCTCAGCGGACGAGACGCCGCAGGTGGGAACCGAGTGCTCTGTCACTGGCTGGGGGAGTACCGCCGCTGGAGGCTCTATGTCCTCGAACCTCTTGGTCACGTACGTCAACATTGTTGACCATGAGAAATGCCAAGCGGAATATGCGGATGACCAGGAAGTTGATGACTCCATGATCTGTGCTGGTGTCAAATTCGGAGGAAAGGATGCCTGCCAGGGAGACAGCGGTGGTCCGCTTGTTGACGCCAGCTCTAAAAAGCAGATTGGAGTTGTTTCGTGGGGGTCTGGATGCGGAAAAGACTACCAGCAGGGTGTTTATGCTAGCACCGCGGCCTATCTTGATTGGATCCAGGGGGCCGTTCTAGGAGTCTAG
- a CDS encoding GPI anchored serine-threonine rich family protein (InterPro:IPR018466;~PFAM:PF10342;~TransMembrane:1 (o177-199i)), translating into MFMDNPFTPPDDGWTFTVGKPTRIEWNATTKGKVTLWLRHSDGGAGWTIPIAENIPNSGEYKWTPTPDLEPESSEDGTTYTLLIGPGGGDPDTSTNQILITVNGSGTSSATTTNTDIDTPTSSSPIQSTSSIPESTVTMTVTGDGGSISTTLATASTSLPSESPPPVPGGLSSDFKIGIGVGVGLGVPTILFLLGFILWKRLRPSSTPGAKAKEDQNQPSMVELSSDDAAKQRAELCAQERAEMSARERVELGEGKVTYELPGNDIAAAELAIKDASG; encoded by the exons ATGTTTATGGATAACCCTTTTACTCCGCCAGACGATGGCTGGACATTCACCGTGGGCAAGCCCACAAGGATCGAGTGGAATGCGACCACGAAGGGAAAGGTAACACTGTGGCTACGACACTCAGATGGAGGTGCTGGGTGGACGATACCTATCGCCG AGAATATCCCGAACTCAGGCGAATACAAATGGACACCAACGCCAGACCTCGAGCCAGAGTCCAGTGAGGATGGGACCACCTATACCCTGCTAATCGGCCCTGGTGGCGGCGACCCGGATACCAGCACGAACCAGATCCTGATCACTGTCAATGGGTCAGGGACGAGTTCGGCAACTACTACGAACACAGACATAGATACTCcgacctcctcttcccctaTCCAGTCTACATCCTCCATTCCGGAATCGACTGTAACCATGACTGTGACTGGCGACGGTGGCTCTATTTCTACTACACTCGCGACAGCCTCTACCAGTCTACCGTCTGAAAGTCCCCCTCCTGTACCCGGGGGACTTTCATCGGACTTCAAAATTGGAATAGGTGTTGGAGTTGGCCTGGGCGTACCTACGATCTTGTTCCTATTAGGGTTCATCCTGTGGAAACGACTCCGGCCGTCCTCCACACCCGGcgcaaaggcaaaggaagATCAAAACCAGCCATCGATGGTGGAGCTATCGAGTGACGATGCAGCAAAGCAACGAGCCGAGCTCTGTGCTCAGGAGCGCGCCGAGATGTCCGCTCGAGAGCGTGTTGAGCTGGGCGAGGGAAAGGTAACATACGAGTTGCCAGGAAACGACATTGCGGCTGCGGAGTTGGCAATCAAGGATGCATCTGGTTGA